The following are from one region of the Priestia filamentosa genome:
- a CDS encoding efflux RND transporter permease subunit has translation MKHIINFSLKNKFALWILTILVTIAGLYAGTSMKLETIPSITNPVLSITTTYPGASPEEVSKKVTDPVEQAVSNLTGVDTVSSSSRENMSIIQVQYAFDKDMDKALDEAKEAVNNLDLDENIEEPSIAQQSIDDFPILSLSISDDKKSVEELTTLTEEEIVPVLEGVEGVSSIETAGEQKQEVQFTYKEDKLKEYGLDKETVENLIKGAKVSYPLGTFNMEEKEKTIVLDGNIETVEDLKNLEIPVTPSQSAPSGEMTAGSVTSGIPTVKLSDIADIKVAEITESLSKTNGERSIGVQVVKTSEGNTVDVTNAVMDALKDIKEDNSGLKIATTLDQSVEINKSVSTMIEKALFGALFAVIIILLFLRDIRSTIISIISIPLSLLMAMIFLKQMDISLNIMTLGAMTVAIGRVVDDSIVVIENIYRRMALKEEKLRGKDLIREATKEMFKPILSSTIVTIAVFLPLGTVTGPVGELFLPFALTIVFALLSSLIIAITIVPMLAHSLFKKGVKSKNHEENAGRLSSFYKSVLQWSLNHKWIVSGLSIIILIASLFLAPLVGTSFLPEQEIKTVNVTFNPNPGELEEDVKEEAADAEKYFLDKKNVKTVQYSIGGGNPFDPGAQNQALFYVEYKEDTPNFNDEKEQIVKDLNKGQSIGEWNSLDISGMGNNSIELRVYGDNTEDLQAATEKVQNIMDDRKDLDKVESSLSEQNDQYTLVANQEELAKRGLSAGQIGMKLSQLGERPVLTTLNKDGKDLNVYIQTDKQDYSSINELEEETITSPLGQEVPLSDVVEVEEGKAPATISKLDGKMYATVSGEFKGQDVGAESTAIQKEVDKLDLPKNVSVEMGGVTEQINDSFTQLGLAMLAAIGIVYFVLVLTFGGGLAPFAILFSLPFTIIGGLLGLFIAGETISVSAMIGMLMLIGIVVTNAIVLIDRVIEKEKEGITTREALLEAASTRLRPILMTAIATIGALIPMAFGMESSGLISKGLAVTVIGGLTSSTLITLLIVPIVYEALMKLTRRRRK, from the coding sequence ATGAAGCACATTATTAACTTTTCGTTAAAAAATAAGTTTGCTTTATGGATTTTAACCATTCTTGTAACAATTGCAGGCTTATATGCAGGCACAAGTATGAAGCTTGAGACAATACCAAGTATTACAAATCCTGTGTTGTCTATTACAACTACATACCCAGGAGCCTCACCAGAAGAAGTTTCAAAGAAAGTAACAGATCCCGTTGAGCAAGCAGTATCAAATTTAACTGGGGTTGATACAGTAAGTTCTTCTTCAAGGGAAAACATGTCTATTATTCAAGTTCAATATGCATTTGATAAAGATATGGACAAAGCTCTTGATGAAGCGAAGGAAGCTGTTAACAACCTTGATCTTGACGAGAATATTGAAGAGCCATCAATTGCTCAGCAAAGTATTGATGACTTTCCAATTTTAAGTTTAAGTATTTCAGATGATAAGAAATCAGTAGAAGAGTTAACAACATTAACAGAAGAAGAGATTGTTCCTGTACTCGAAGGAGTTGAAGGAGTCTCCTCTATCGAAACTGCTGGAGAGCAGAAGCAAGAAGTTCAGTTTACTTACAAAGAAGATAAATTAAAGGAATATGGTTTAGATAAAGAAACTGTCGAAAACCTCATTAAAGGAGCCAAAGTCTCTTACCCATTAGGCACTTTCAATATGGAAGAGAAAGAAAAAACAATTGTACTAGACGGAAACATTGAGACTGTTGAGGATTTAAAAAACCTTGAGATTCCAGTTACTCCATCTCAATCAGCTCCTTCAGGTGAAATGACTGCTGGGTCAGTTACTTCAGGAATTCCAACAGTTAAGTTAAGCGATATCGCAGATATTAAAGTAGCTGAAATAACTGAATCACTATCTAAAACAAACGGTGAGCGTTCTATTGGTGTGCAAGTTGTAAAAACGTCTGAAGGAAACACAGTTGACGTAACAAATGCCGTAATGGATGCTTTAAAAGATATTAAGGAAGATAACAGCGGTTTGAAGATTGCAACAACCCTTGATCAATCTGTTGAGATTAATAAGTCTGTTTCAACAATGATTGAGAAAGCGTTATTTGGGGCCTTATTCGCTGTAATCATTATCTTACTGTTTTTACGTGATATTCGTTCAACAATTATTTCAATTATCTCTATTCCGCTGTCACTTTTAATGGCCATGATTTTCCTAAAACAGATGGATATTTCACTTAACATTATGACGCTTGGGGCTATGACTGTTGCTATCGGGCGTGTTGTGGATGATTCTATCGTTGTTATTGAAAATATCTACAGACGAATGGCTTTAAAAGAAGAGAAGTTAAGAGGAAAAGATTTAATTCGTGAAGCAACAAAAGAGATGTTTAAGCCAATTCTTTCTTCCACAATTGTTACAATTGCCGTTTTCTTACCATTAGGCACTGTAACAGGCCCTGTTGGAGAGCTATTTTTACCATTTGCTTTAACAATTGTATTCGCCCTTTTATCTTCACTAATTATTGCGATTACAATTGTTCCGATGCTTGCTCATTCTCTATTTAAAAAAGGAGTTAAAAGCAAAAATCATGAAGAAAATGCTGGACGCTTATCTTCATTCTATAAGAGCGTTCTTCAATGGTCTCTTAATCATAAATGGATCGTTTCAGGTCTTTCTATCATCATTCTTATTGCCAGCTTATTTTTAGCACCACTTGTTGGCACAAGCTTTTTGCCTGAGCAGGAAATTAAAACGGTTAACGTAACCTTTAACCCAAATCCAGGCGAGCTTGAAGAAGATGTGAAAGAAGAGGCAGCAGATGCTGAGAAATATTTCTTAGATAAAAAGAATGTTAAAACTGTTCAATACTCTATTGGCGGTGGAAATCCTTTTGATCCAGGTGCTCAAAATCAAGCACTTTTCTATGTGGAGTATAAAGAGGATACACCAAATTTCAATGATGAAAAAGAGCAGATTGTTAAAGACTTAAATAAAGGGCAGTCGATTGGTGAGTGGAATTCCCTTGATATTTCAGGGATGGGAAATAACTCAATTGAACTTCGTGTTTATGGAGACAACACAGAGGATTTACAAGCTGCCACAGAAAAAGTCCAAAATATTATGGATGATCGCAAAGATTTAGATAAAGTAGAATCAAGTCTTTCGGAACAGAACGACCAATATACGCTTGTAGCTAACCAAGAAGAACTAGCGAAACGCGGACTTAGCGCAGGTCAAATTGGAATGAAGCTTAGTCAGCTTGGGGAACGCCCAGTCTTAACAACCCTGAATAAGGACGGAAAAGATCTTAATGTTTATATTCAAACAGATAAACAAGACTATAGTTCAATAAATGAGCTTGAAGAAGAGACTATCACGTCTCCATTAGGTCAGGAAGTTCCACTAAGCGATGTTGTAGAAGTTGAAGAAGGCAAAGCGCCAGCAACTATTTCGAAGCTTGACGGAAAAATGTATGCAACAGTAAGCGGAGAGTTTAAAGGTCAGGATGTTGGAGCAGAGTCTACAGCTATCCAAAAAGAAGTTGATAAGTTAGATCTTCCGAAAAACGTAAGTGTTGAAATGGGTGGTGTTACTGAGCAAATTAACGATTCATTTACACAATTAGGGCTAGCTATGCTTGCTGCAATTGGGATTGTTTATTTTGTGCTCGTCTTAACATTTGGAGGAGGATTAGCGCCATTTGCTATTCTATTCTCTCTACCTTTCACTATTATTGGTGGTCTGCTTGGTCTCTTTATTGCAGGCGAAACAATTAGTGTATCAGCGATGATTGGAATGCTCATGCTAATTGGAATTGTTGTAACAAATGCAATTGTGTTAATTGACCGAGTTATTGAGAAAGAGAAAGAAGGCATTACAACAAGAGAAGCTCTTTTAGAAGCAGCTTCAACCCGCCTTCGTCCAATTTTAATGACGGCTATTGCCACAATTGGAGCTCTTATTCCAATGGCATTTGGAATGGAAAGCAGTGGTCTTATTTCAAAAGGATTAGCTGTTACAGTTATTGGAGGATTAACAAGTTCAACACTTATTACTCTTCTAATTGTTCCAATTGTTTATGAAGCATTAATGAAATTAACGAGAAGAAGAAGAAAATAA
- a CDS encoding MFS transporter, with amino-acid sequence MGVDKIERPGRTRWLISSLLSSLIILNYFDRVAISVAAPAIQESFHLSATEIGLVFSIYTYSYTMMQLPVGSLLDRFGVSWVTRIGMVFWSLLTITMAFLQGKLLLYTVRFLIGLTGASAFPAASKATAMWFPPSERSLANSFFDSAAKFANVLGAPFVAFMITRFDWRITFLTIGIINVLFTLVFWWYYEQPNRHKRISSEELNYIQKYNAITEDKMPYGTRMVLGKLFRHRKVWGLMIGFTGYGYTFNLLLTWMPTFFKEEFNLDLMSSGLYTAIPWLISTISGILVGGWLVDYFVKKGYEPAKVYRRIILCGMLLGFVFLGSIFTSSAIVSIVCISIGLAGISATAPVGWSISAEIAPPGTTALLSSIVNLANNLFGGIIAAALTGYLFDLTGSFDSSFLVAGAMLLIGLLFYLFVLGDIEKINLTEER; translated from the coding sequence ATGGGAGTCGATAAGATTGAACGACCTGGTCGTACACGCTGGCTAATTTCTTCGCTTTTAAGCAGTTTAATTATTTTAAACTATTTTGATCGTGTAGCCATTTCTGTTGCAGCACCAGCTATTCAAGAGTCGTTCCATTTAAGCGCTACAGAGATTGGGCTTGTATTCTCTATTTATACGTATTCATATACTATGATGCAACTTCCAGTTGGAAGCCTTCTTGATCGGTTCGGTGTCTCTTGGGTGACAAGAATTGGTATGGTATTTTGGAGTTTGTTAACCATTACGATGGCTTTCTTGCAAGGGAAACTTTTATTGTATACAGTAAGATTTCTAATCGGATTAACAGGAGCCTCTGCTTTTCCAGCTGCCTCGAAAGCAACGGCAATGTGGTTTCCACCAAGTGAGCGAAGCTTAGCCAATTCCTTTTTTGACTCTGCTGCTAAGTTCGCCAATGTACTTGGAGCTCCTTTTGTAGCTTTTATGATTACAAGATTTGATTGGCGAATAACGTTTCTTACAATTGGAATTATTAACGTTTTATTTACCTTAGTTTTTTGGTGGTACTATGAGCAGCCTAATCGCCATAAACGAATCTCTTCGGAAGAACTTAACTATATTCAAAAGTACAATGCAATTACTGAAGATAAAATGCCCTATGGGACAAGGATGGTATTAGGTAAGCTGTTTCGTCATCGCAAAGTATGGGGGCTGATGATTGGCTTCACTGGATATGGTTATACGTTCAACTTGCTTTTAACATGGATGCCTACTTTTTTTAAAGAGGAGTTTAATTTAGATCTGATGTCTTCTGGGCTTTATACAGCGATTCCATGGCTAATTTCAACAATTTCAGGAATATTAGTAGGTGGATGGCTTGTGGATTACTTTGTAAAAAAAGGGTATGAACCAGCTAAAGTGTACCGTCGAATTATTTTGTGCGGGATGTTGCTTGGTTTTGTTTTTCTAGGCTCTATTTTTACAAGTAGTGCCATTGTTTCTATTGTGTGTATTTCAATTGGATTAGCAGGTATATCAGCTACAGCTCCTGTTGGCTGGTCCATTTCTGCTGAAATAGCTCCTCCAGGTACAACTGCACTGTTAAGTTCAATTGTCAACCTTGCGAACAACTTATTTGGTGGTATTATAGCAGCAGCTTTAACAGGTTATCTTTTTGACCTCACAGGCTCATTTGACTCCAGTTTTCTTGTAGCAGGTGCTATGTTGCTTATTGGGCTTCTTTTCTATCTCTTTGTGCTTGGTGATATTGAGAAAATTAATTTAACAGAAGAGAGATAA
- a CDS encoding PspC domain-containing protein, with product MNSLYRSKRRKVLLGVCGGLSEKFGISASLIRILVVILCFVTAFLPVALVYGVLGAVLPKQ from the coding sequence TTGAATTCATTATATCGATCTAAAAGAAGAAAAGTATTGCTTGGTGTTTGTGGAGGACTATCGGAAAAGTTCGGTATTAGTGCTTCACTCATCCGAATTTTAGTTGTCATTCTATGTTTTGTTACAGCTTTTCTACCTGTTGCCCTTGTATACGGTGTGTTAGGAGCTGTTCTCCCGAAGCAGTAA
- a CDS encoding PDZ domain-containing protein, with translation MEILQEILLGLCRLFLHPLTYIAILVTYFIGLARVKRERKHFRIRVFDFIYELRFLFWPGLALGLLLSIITITVGVVVPIGMIVLIGVLTFILSGPWTFRWLTPSSIIGLAVIVSLFLPKEAGNNTFTRWMREAGETNLSSLAILLALLVLAEGYLIWRYGSRATSPEIFKSKRGLPVGSHISQRLWLVPLFLLIPSEGFSAPFSWWPLLNINGQEFYFFFVPFSIGFFQRMKAMHPKQSVEFTGKRVLGLGIVTAVLAIPASFFPVFTVFIVLVAIIGREWISISQRLEDARLPFFFTQRKNGSIVLGVLPKSPADAMGIKVGEVIIRVNGEDIAGEQDFYQALQKNRALCKLEVLDLNNEIRLVQRALYDGEHHELGILFVEDHETSVG, from the coding sequence TGCTTGGGCTTTGTCGTCTGTTTCTTCATCCACTTACATATATTGCGATTTTAGTAACATATTTTATTGGGTTGGCTCGTGTGAAAAGAGAACGGAAGCATTTTCGTATTCGGGTTTTTGATTTTATTTATGAACTGCGTTTCTTATTTTGGCCAGGGCTTGCACTCGGATTGCTTCTTTCTATTATTACAATAACAGTCGGTGTAGTCGTTCCTATTGGGATGATTGTACTTATCGGAGTGCTAACATTTATACTCAGCGGACCGTGGACGTTTAGATGGCTTACTCCTTCATCTATTATTGGACTAGCTGTTATCGTTTCTTTATTTTTACCAAAAGAAGCTGGGAATAATACGTTTACAAGATGGATGCGCGAAGCAGGAGAGACAAACCTTTCTTCTCTTGCAATCTTGCTTGCCCTTCTTGTGCTTGCAGAAGGTTATCTGATTTGGAGATATGGAAGTCGGGCAACGTCGCCTGAAATTTTTAAAAGCAAACGAGGTCTTCCAGTTGGGTCTCATATATCCCAGCGTCTTTGGCTTGTGCCTTTATTTTTGCTTATCCCTAGTGAAGGATTTAGTGCTCCATTTTCTTGGTGGCCGCTTCTTAACATTAACGGACAGGAATTCTACTTTTTCTTTGTTCCATTTAGCATTGGATTCTTCCAACGAATGAAAGCGATGCATCCAAAGCAATCAGTAGAGTTTACAGGAAAACGAGTACTAGGCTTAGGGATTGTGACAGCCGTCCTTGCTATTCCTGCTAGCTTCTTTCCAGTCTTCACTGTTTTCATTGTTCTCGTTGCTATTATTGGCCGAGAGTGGATTAGCATTTCTCAACGCTTGGAAGATGCACGTCTTCCGTTCTTTTTTACACAGCGGAAAAATGGAAGCATTGTTCTTGGTGTGCTACCAAAATCACCTGCAGACGCCATGGGAATTAAAGTTGGCGAGGTTATTATAAGGGTGAATGGAGAAGACATTGCAGGAGAACAAGACTTCTATCAAGCGTTGCAAAAAAATCGAGCGCTCTGTAAATTAGAAGTGCTTGATCTCAATAATGAAATACGCCTTGTTCAGCGAGCTTTGTATGATGGAGAGCATCATGAGCTAGGCATCCTGTTTGTTGAAGACCACGAAACATCTGTAGGATAA
- a CDS encoding TetR/AcrR family transcriptional regulator, with amino-acid sequence MNEKKLKIIQEASMLFAEKGFHSTSVQEIAEKSGISKGAFYLYFQSKEELVTSLIDYYINQLEQSLESLESGDLPPKDKLISQIKFQYEFVHQNKQLIIGQFDQLMMFGEDMKDRIYSFKTRLFHWVESLLYEIYGESIHLLVYDIYYLLEGIQSSYYRLIFIEDFSIDSDRLSNFIFDRIDDIVQAMIEKNIEPLIEEDTLHQVFDRIRARKKERIFPLLSAIEHEIKALDASPKTKSHLLEIVNYLTEEAKNDEIKGVIFKGMLANFTDYDSLRPYCEKLARELDIELLM; translated from the coding sequence ATGAACGAGAAAAAACTAAAAATTATCCAAGAAGCAAGCATGCTTTTTGCGGAAAAAGGATTTCATTCAACTTCTGTCCAGGAAATTGCAGAGAAGAGTGGAATCTCTAAAGGTGCTTTTTATTTATATTTTCAATCAAAAGAAGAACTTGTTACTTCTCTTATTGATTACTATATAAACCAGTTAGAACAGTCTTTAGAATCTCTTGAATCAGGAGACCTCCCCCCTAAGGACAAGCTTATTAGTCAAATTAAATTTCAATATGAGTTTGTCCATCAAAACAAACAACTAATTATAGGTCAATTTGATCAATTGATGATGTTTGGTGAGGATATGAAAGACCGTATTTACTCTTTTAAAACACGCCTCTTTCACTGGGTGGAGAGCCTTTTATATGAGATTTACGGTGAGAGCATCCATCTTCTTGTTTATGATATTTATTACTTGCTAGAAGGTATCCAAAGCTCCTACTATCGCTTAATTTTCATTGAAGATTTTTCAATAGACTCAGACCGGTTATCCAACTTTATATTCGATAGAATTGATGACATTGTTCAAGCTATGATTGAGAAAAACATCGAACCACTAATCGAGGAAGATACTCTTCATCAAGTGTTTGATCGTATCCGCGCTCGCAAAAAGGAACGAATCTTTCCACTTTTGTCAGCAATTGAACATGAAATCAAAGCACTAGATGCCTCTCCTAAAACTAAGAGTCATCTACTAGAGATTGTGAACTACCTTACTGAAGAAGCTAAAAATGATGAAATCAAAGGAGTTATCTTCAAAGGAATGCTTGCAAACTTCACAGATTATGATTCCCTTCGCCCTTACTGCGAGAAGCTTGCGAGAGAACTTGATATTGAGCTTTTAATGTAA
- a CDS encoding four-helix bundle copper-binding protein: MHHMRECIEIDRQCAMVCNQCAKECEKHDHPHCKECTQACKVCAEACRELVA; encoded by the coding sequence ATCCATCATATGCGAGAATGTATTGAAATAGACCGCCAATGTGCAATGGTTTGTAATCAATGTGCAAAAGAGTGTGAAAAACATGACCATCCTCATTGTAAGGAATGTACTCAAGCATGTAAGGTTTGTGCAGAAGCTTGCAGAGAACTGGTAGCCTAA
- a CDS encoding sensor histidine kinase — MKQKSFISLKTKILTLIIGLILGIVLLLTTIYIYNEIQDERDKVEKLSLQVVKTLSFLPPIQHAFEHSPEDAKIILQQMRTQVGADALRITSKEGKSYSYPTRGSTISNVYDPINYKALTFGGYYLKEGKGVNGSSYIAKAPIVQENEDSEKIIGVVTAEFSKKSIYKEIWNKLHVVLFSSLVVVLLGIWGGILLTKSIRKDTLGLEPAEISSLYRERQAVIQSIKEGIVSIDREGYITTFNQSAKELLGLEEADSGQLLEHIYPQIGMKDVLMTGESKNNEECLINDRLLIVNVTPIIRKEKIIGGVASFRDKTELKKLVDKLSEVKKYSEDLRAQTHEFANKLHLLLGLLQLGYYDEAIAFIEEEYGFQKSQNDALFQKIVDHKVQGMLLGKIGKASEKKIHFTIDENSSLHQIPEHIETSELTVIIGNLIDNAFEAVRSMDREKKVSFFITDLGQDIIIEVEDNGEGICDEQISVIFQSSFSTKGKDRGYGLTNVKRAVAHLHGEIEVQSEKGKRTIFTVYLPKEIKGA, encoded by the coding sequence ATGAAACAGAAATCGTTTATATCGCTAAAAACAAAAATTCTAACTCTTATTATTGGGCTTATTTTAGGAATTGTTCTTCTTTTAACAACAATTTATATTTACAATGAAATTCAAGATGAACGCGATAAGGTTGAAAAGCTCTCATTGCAAGTAGTGAAAACGCTTTCTTTTTTACCTCCTATTCAACATGCATTCGAACATTCACCTGAAGATGCAAAAATTATTCTTCAGCAGATGAGAACTCAAGTTGGAGCAGATGCGCTGAGGATTACAAGTAAAGAAGGAAAGTCTTATTCATACCCTACAAGAGGTTCTACGATATCTAATGTTTATGATCCTATAAATTATAAAGCACTAACTTTCGGAGGTTACTATTTAAAAGAAGGAAAAGGTGTTAATGGCTCATCTTATATCGCAAAAGCACCAATTGTACAAGAAAATGAGGATAGTGAAAAAATCATTGGTGTTGTTACAGCGGAGTTTTCAAAGAAATCTATATACAAAGAAATTTGGAATAAACTTCATGTTGTATTATTTTCTTCTCTAGTTGTTGTGCTATTGGGTATTTGGGGAGGTATCCTCTTAACCAAAAGCATTCGAAAAGACACATTAGGTTTAGAACCAGCTGAAATCTCTTCCTTATATAGAGAAAGGCAGGCTGTTATTCAATCTATTAAAGAAGGAATTGTGTCAATCGACAGAGAGGGCTATATTACAACGTTTAATCAATCAGCAAAAGAATTACTGGGACTGGAAGAAGCGGATTCAGGTCAGCTACTAGAGCATATCTACCCTCAGATAGGGATGAAGGATGTGCTTATGACAGGAGAAAGTAAAAATAATGAAGAGTGCTTAATAAATGATAGGCTTCTTATTGTAAATGTAACGCCAATTATACGAAAAGAGAAAATCATCGGAGGAGTTGCTAGTTTTCGAGACAAAACAGAGCTTAAGAAACTAGTTGATAAGCTTTCTGAAGTGAAAAAGTACTCTGAAGATCTAAGAGCTCAAACCCATGAGTTTGCAAACAAGCTTCACCTTCTCCTGGGATTGCTTCAGTTAGGGTACTATGATGAAGCAATTGCTTTTATTGAGGAGGAATATGGGTTTCAAAAATCTCAAAATGATGCTCTTTTTCAAAAAATAGTGGATCACAAAGTCCAAGGTATGTTACTTGGGAAAATTGGTAAAGCATCTGAGAAAAAAATCCACTTTACAATTGATGAAAACAGTTCATTACATCAGATTCCAGAACATATTGAAACTTCTGAGCTGACGGTGATTATTGGGAACCTAATTGATAATGCTTTTGAAGCTGTTAGAAGCATGGATAGAGAAAAAAAGGTGAGTTTTTTTATCACTGACCTCGGACAGGACATTATTATTGAAGTAGAGGATAATGGAGAAGGAATATGTGATGAACAGATTTCAGTTATTTTTCAATCATCTTTCTCAACGAAAGGAAAAGATAGGGGATATGGATTAACAAATGTAAAGAGAGCTGTTGCTCACCTTCATGGGGAAATTGAAGTTCAAAGTGAGAAAGGAAAGAGGACTATTTTTACAGTCTATCTACCAAAAGAAATTAAAGGGGCATAA